In one Arachis duranensis cultivar V14167 chromosome 9, aradu.V14167.gnm2.J7QH, whole genome shotgun sequence genomic region, the following are encoded:
- the LOC107463828 gene encoding B-box zinc finger protein 32: MKERLCELCKEKASLYCASDSAFLCWKCDATVHNANFLVARHRRRLLCFNCNSFAGVHISGASSRRTDATCRSCSPTEIHSSDEEEEEEDDNSLSSSPPSSSSSSSACVSSSEPRAGNKIRTKHLPEKRIRTVTSSGSAVTTDDDDFSTAKQKRQRNNKKKNSNGGGSGSDEVRTASAKEYSVFAKWSEELGLGINEGKRVSCVACRALRVWVKKWKGVGIPYKVGAATSFWLGLRFCGMTFENLRRLEEISGVPAKLILQAYAMLSRVFFFSQQQQTTSTPFFHLQEGSDES, translated from the coding sequence ATGAAGGAGAGGCTTTGTGAGCTCTGTAAGGAAAAAGCTTCTCTCTACTGCGCCTCTGACTCCGCCTTCCTCTGCTGGAAATGCGACGCCACCGTTCATAATGCCAACTTCCTCGTCGCTCGCCACCGCCGCCGCCTCCTCTGTTTCAACTGCAATTCCTTCGCCGGAGTCCACATCTCCGGCGCCTCATCTCGCCGCACCGACGCCACCTGCCGATCCTGCTCCCCGACGGAGATTCATTCCTCCgacgaggaggaggaggaggaagatgacaattccctctcttcttcacctccttcttcctcatcctcctcctctgCATGCGTTTCCAGCTCGGAGCCACGCGCCGGGAACAAGATCAGAACAAAACACTTGCCGGAAAAGAGAATCAGAACGGTAACCTCTTCCGGTTCGGCGGTTACGACGGACGACGATGATTTTTCAACGGCGAAGCAAAAGCGGCAGAGGAataacaagaagaagaatagtAATGGCGGTGGATCTGGTTCAGATGAGGTGAGAACGGCGTCGGCGAAAGAGTATTCAGTGTTCGCGAAATGGAGCGAGGAATTAGGGTTGGGAATAAACGAGGGGAAACGCGTGTCGTGCGTGGCGTGCAGAGCGTTGAGAGTATGGGTGAAAAAATGGAAGGGAGTTGGTATTCCGTATAAGGTGGGTGCTGCGACGTCGTTTTGGTTGGGTTTGAGATTTTGTGGGATGACGTTTGAGAATCTGCGGAGATTGGAAGAGATCTCAGGTGTGCCAGCTAAGCTCATTCTCCAAGCATATGCCATGCTCTCAcgtgtcttcttcttctcccaacAACAACAAACCACTTCTACTCCCTTCTTCCATTTGCAAGAAGGCTCTGATGAGTCTTAG